A window of Parafrankia discariae genomic DNA:
CCGCAGGTCGGGCGTGCGGAAGGCCCGCGTGAAGGCGGTGAGCACGACTCCTCCTGCTGATCCTTACGGCTGACGGGACGGACTCGATGTCCGGTACGGATCGCCGCTGGCCGCCGAAGCCGACCGTACGCGGTGAGGCGACTCTAACAGCACCCGAGGCCCACTCGTCCGGACATCACTCGCGGTAGGCACCGGTGTACTCGAGACGCAGAGCGAGGAGGCACCCGTTGCAGCGTCACCGGCGAGCCGTTACGTCGGCTGTCGCCCTCCGCCGCGCTCCACAGTGGCCACTACGCGGTGTCACGATTCAGGCTCCTGGACTCCGGTGGCCCAAGGGCCACCGGGCCTCGGTGACACCGGCGGCCAACTGCGGCGCGCCGGTGCGGAAACGCACGAACGCCTCGGGACGGCTAGGTCGCCCCACCCGCCCCGAGGCCACTCTCACGCCTGGGTGACACTGCCCCCGGCGGCCTCGATCTTCTGCTTCGCCGAACCGGAGAAGGCATGCGCCGTCACCTGGACGGCCACGCCGATCTCGCCGTCGCCGAGCACCTTCACCAGCGACTTGCCCCGGATCGCGCCGGCGGCGACCAGGTCGTCGACGCCGATCGCGCCGCCGTCGGGGAACAGCTCCTCCAGGGTGGCGACGTTCACCACCTGGTATTCGGTGCGGAACCGGTTACGGAAGCCCTTGAGCTTGGGAACCCGCATGTGCAGGGGCATCTGGCCGCCCTCGAAGCGCGCCGGCACCTGCTTGCGTGCCTTCGAGCCCTTGGTGCCACGGCCGGCCGTCTTGCCCTTGGAGCCCTCACCGCGGCCCACGCGCTGCTTCTTCTTGTGGGCGCCCGGCGCCGGGCGAAGGTGGTGGACCTTCAGCCCGCGGCCGCGCTCCTCCGCGGTGGCGGAGTCCGACTTCTCCAGCGTCTTCTCGGCCATCAGGAGTCCACCTCCTCGACCCGCACGAGATGGGTCACGGTCGCGATCATCCCGAGGACCTCGGGACGGTCGTCACGGACGGTGCTCGCGTTGATCTTGCGTAGCCCCAGCGTGCGCAGCGTCTCGCGCTGGTTACGGGTGCCGCCGATCTCGGAGCGGATCTGCGTGATGCGCAACTTGGCCATTACGCACCGACCCCGGCCGCCCGCGCGCGCAGCATCGCCGGCGGAGCGACATCCTCCAGCGGCAGCCCACGGCGGGCGGCGATCTCCTCGGGACGCATCAAACCGCGCAGCGCGGCGACAGTCGCGTGCACGATGTTGATCGGGTTGGACGACCCGAGTGACTTCGACAGTACGTCGTGCACCCCGGCGCACTCCAGCACGGCGCGCACCGGACCACCGGCGATGACACCGGTACCGGGCGAGGCGGGCTTGAGCAGCACGACACCGGCGGCTTCCTCACCCTGCACCGGGTGCGGGATGGTGGAGCCGATCCGCGGGACCTTGAAGAAGTGCTTCTTGGCCTCCTCGACCCCCTTGGCGATCGCCGCGGGGACCTCCTTGGCCTTCCCGTAGCCGACGCCGACGGTGCCGTCCGCGTCGCCCACCACGACGAGCGCCGTGAAGCTGAACCGACGCCCGCCCTTCACGACCTTCGCCACGCGGTTGATGGCGACGACCCGCTCGACATAAGCGGTCTTCTCCTGCGCCGGGCCACCGCCCGAACGGTCGCGGCGCTCGCGGCGGTCGGAACCGCCGGAGCCGCCTCCGCGGCGCTGCTGGCCTGGCATCTAGAACATCTCCCTAGTGGATGTGGTCATCAGAAGTTCAGCCCGCCCTCGCGGGCCGCGTCGGCCAGCGCGGCGATCCGGCCGTGGTAGGTGCGACCGCCCCGGTCGAACACCACGGCGTCGATCCCGGCGGCGCGCGCACGCTCCGCGACGAGCCGACCGACCTCGCGGGCCTTGCCGCTCTTGTCCCCGTCGGAGGCGCGCAGCCCGTCCTCCAGCGTGGACGCCGAGGCCAGGGTGTGCCCGGCGACGTCGTCGATGACCTGGGCGTAGATGTGCCGCGAGGACCGGGTGACGACGAGACGCGGCCGGATCGGGGTGCCCGACACCTTCTTGCGCACGCGGACGTGGCGGCGGAGCTTGGCCGTCCGCCGGCGCGCGCTGGCGCTGAGGCTCACTGCCATGTCTGTCTACCTACTTCCCGGTCTTCCCGACCTTGCGGCGAACGACCTCGCCCTGGTACCGCACACCCTTGCCCTTGTACGGGTCGGGCTTGCGCAGTCCGCGGATCTTGGCGGCGACCTCGCCCACCTGCTGCTTGTCGATGCCGTGCACGACGAAGCGGGTGGGGGTCTGCACCTCGAACCGGATGCCCTCGGGGGCCTTCACCGGTACCGGGTGGCTGTAGCCGAGGGCGAACTCGAGGTCCGAGCCGCGAGCCTGGACCCGGTACCCGACCCCGACGATCTCCAGGGTCTTCGAGTACCCGGTGGTGACCCCGACGACCATGTTGGACACCAGGGTGCGGGTGAGGCCGTGCAGCGAGCGGCTGCGCCGCTCGTCGTTCGGCCGGTTGACGATGAGCTGACCGTCCTCGCGGACGACCTCGATCGGCTCCGCGACCGTGTGGCTCAGCGAACCCTTGGGGCCCTTGATCGTGACCTTCGGGCCGTCGAGAGAGATCTCCACGCCGGTGGGAACACTGATGGGCTGGCGCCCGATCCGTGACATCGTTCGCCTTCCTTACCAGACGTAGGCGAGGACTTCCCCGCCCACGCGCCGCTTGCCGGCCTGCCTGTCGGTCAGTAGACCCGACGAGGTGGAGATGATCGCGACGCCCAGGCCACCGAGGACCTTCGGCAGGTTCGTCGACTTGGCGTACACACGCAGACCCGGCTTGCTGATCCGCTTCACACCCGCGATCGACCGCTCCCGGTTGGGGCCGTACTTCAGGTCGACGATCAGCGTGCGGCCGACCGCGCCTTCGGCGGGGTCCTCGACGTGCCAGCCGAGGATGTAACCCTCCTGCTGGAGGATCTCGGCGATGTGCGTCTTGATCTTGCTGTGCGGCATCACCACCCGGTCGTGATAAGCCCGGTTGGCGTTGCGGACACGGGTGAGCATGTCCGCGATCGGATCGGTCATCGTCATGGCTTGACGCCTTTCTCACGGGGGTTCCCGCCGCTCGCGCACGAGGTGCGCGGGCCTACCGCGATCGTGTGTTGAACTACCAGGAGCTCTTGGTCACGCCGGGCAGCTCGCCGCGGTGGGCCATCTGCCGCAGGCACACCCGGCACAGGCCGAACACGCGGTAGACCGAGCGCGGGCGGCCACACCGCTGGCAGCGGGTGTAGCCGCGGACGGCGTACTTGGGCTTGCGGGCGGCCTTTTCGACCAGCGCCTTCTTCGCCATTTCTCAGCTCTCCCGGAACGGGAAGCCCAGCGCCCTCAGCAGCGCCCGGCCCTCGTCGTCGTTGGTCGCGGTGGTCACGACCGTGATGTCCATGCCCCGGACCCGGTCGATCCGGTCGATGTCGATCTCATGGAAGATCGACTGCTCGGTCACGCCGAACGTGTAGTTCCCGGCGCCGTCGAACTGCTTCGGCGAGAGTCCGCGGAAGTCGCGGATGCGGGGCAGCGCGATCGTGACCAGGCGGTCGAGGAACTCCCACATCCGGTCACCGCGCAGGGTCACCTTCGCCCCGATGGGCTGGCCCTCGCGCAGCTTGAACTGGGCGATGGACTTCTTCGCCCGGCGCACGGCCGGCTTCTGGCCGGTGATGGCCGCGAGGTCCCTGGTCGCGCCGTCGATCAGCTTCGCGTCCCGGGCCGCGTCGCCGACGCCCATGTTGACGACGACCTTCACCACGCCGGGGATCTGCATGACGTTGCCGTAGGAGAACTCCTCCCGCAGCGCCGGGGCGATCTCCTCGCGGTACCGCTGCTTCAGCCGCGGGACCGGCCGGGCTTCCGTGGTCACACTCATGTCTCGTTTCCTAGCCTTGCGCCGGGGGCCTAGAGCTCGGCACCGGTGCGGCGCGAGATCCGGACCTTGGTGCCGTCGTCGTTGAAGCGGTAACCGACGCGGGTCGGACGGCCGTCGGACGGGTCGACGATCATCACGTTGCTGACGTGGATCGGCGCCTCCTGGGTGACGATCCCGCCGGACTGCGAGCCACGCGAGCTCTGCTGGACGCGGGTGTGCTTGGTGATCCGGTTCGCGCCCTCGACCACGACCTTGTTCTGGTCGGGGATGGCCCGGATGACCTTGCCCTTCAGGCCGCGGTCCTTGCCCGTGACGATCTGGACCGTGTCACCCTTCTTGATCTTCATACCGGCCACGGTCTACAGCACCTCCGGCGCCAGCGAAATAATCTTCATGAAACGCTTGTCCCGCAGCTCGCGGCCGACCGGCCCGAAGATGCGGGTACCACGGGGGTCTCCCCCGTCCCGGATGAGCACCGCGGCGTTCTCGTCGAAACGGATGTAGGAGCCGTCCGGGCGCCGCCGTTCCTTCTTGGTGCGCACCACGACCGCCTTGACCACGTCGCCGCGCTTCACGCCGGCGCCGGGCAGGGCGTCCTTCACCGTGCCGACGATGATGTCGCCGATCCCCGCGTAACGACGCCCAGAGCCGCCGAGCACCCGGATGCACAGAATTTCCCTGGCTCCGGTGTTGTCGGCGACCCGAAGTCGCGACTCCTGCTGAATCACTTTCCGCTCCTGATCACCCGTTGCCGCCCGACCGCCGCCGACCGGCTCTGCTCTCTGCCACCGGTGACGACCGCGAGGTCTGCGTGTCCGGCCGGCGGCGGGCCCGCCTCACGCGAGCCCTGCCACCGGCCGATCCACCGCGATCCCCAGAGGGACCTACTTCGCCTTCTCGAGGATCTGGACGACCCGCCAGCGCTTGGTGGCCGACAGCGGCCGCGTCTCCATCAGCAGGACGCGGTCGCCGACACCGACGGTGCCGTTCTCGTCGTGCGCCTTGACCCTCTTGGTACGACGGATCGTCTTGCCGTAGAGCGGGTGCTGGACCCGGTCCTCGACGGCGACGACCACCGTCTTCTGCATCTTGCCGCTGATCACCAGACCCTCACGCACCTTGCGGAAGCCGCGCTCGGAAGGCGCCTCCGCGGTGTCGGGAGTGCTGGTGCTGTCCGTGCTCACTTCGCTCACGTCGTCTCCGCTCACTGCGCTCACGCCCGATCCGACTCGGCGGCGTCCACCGCGACGGCCGGATCACCGCTCATGCCGAGCTCGCGCTCACGCATGACGGTGTAGATCCGGGCGATGTCCCGGCGGACGTCACGCAGCCGGCGGTTGTTGCGGAGCTGCCCGGTCGCGGCCTGGAAGCGGAGGTTGAACAGCTCCTCCTTGGCCTCGCGCAGCTTGTCGACCAGCTCGGTGGCGGACAGGCCGCGCAGGTCGTCCGTGGTCGTGACGGCCATCAGGCACCACCCTCACGGGTCACGAAACGGCACTTCATCGGCAGCTTGTGGATGGCGCGCCGCATCGCCTCACGGGCGACCGGCTCGGCCACGCCGGAGAGCTCGAACATGATGCGTCCGGGCTTCACGTTCGCGACCCACCACTCCGGCGAGCCCTTGCCGGAACCCATCCGGGTCTCGGCGGGCTTCTTCGTCAGCGGGCGGTCCGGATAGATGTTGATCCAGACCTTTCCACCACGCCGGATGTGCCGGGTCATCGCGATACGCGCCGACTCGATCTGCCGGTTCGTCACGTAGGCCGACTCCAGCGACTGGATCGCGTACTCACCGAAGGCGATCCTCGTGCCGCCCTTGGCCGCGCCCGTCCGCTTCGGGTGGTGCTGCTTGCGGTGCGCGACCTTCCGGGGAATAAGCATGTTTTCCTAACCCTCCGCCTTCTCCGGCGCGCCCTGGGCCTCGGCGGTCGTCACGGCGGCCGGGGCCGCGGTGGTCTCGGGCGCGACCGCCGGGGTCTCCACCGGCGTGCCCTCGACCGCGGCCGACTCGGTCGTCGGCTTCTCCGCCGTGGCCTTCTCGGCGCCGGAGGCCTTCTCGGCCGAGCCGCCACCGCCACCGCTGCCACCACGGCCGCGGCGGTCGCCGGCGCGGGCCGCGGCCCGACCGGCGTCCGTGCCGCCCTGCGTGGTGCCGGACGAGCCCGAGCGCGGCCCGCGGCGCGGGCGCTCCCGGCGCTGCTGACGCAGCAGGGCCTCCTGGGCCTCCCGCTCCGCCCGGCTCTGGACGATGTCGCCCTTGTAGATCCAGACCTTCACGCCGATCCGGCCGAAGTTCGTCCGGGCCTCGTAGAAGCCGTAGTCGATGTCCGCGCGCAGCGTGTGCAGCGGCACCCGGCCCTCGCGGTAGAACTCCGACCGGCTCATCTCGGCGCCGCCGAGGCGGCCCGAGCACTGGACCCGGATGCCCTTGGCACCGCTCTTCATCGCGGACTGCATCGCCTTGCGCATCGCGCGGCGGAAGCTGACCCGGCTGGAGAGCTGCTCGGCGACGCCCTGCGCCACGAGCTGCGCGTCGACCTCGGGGTTCTTCACCTCGAGGATGTTGAGCTGCACCTGCTTGCCGGTGAGCTTCTCGAGGTCACCGCGGATGCGGTCGGCCTCGGCGCCACGCCGGCCGATCACGATGCCCGGGCGGGCGGTGTGGATGTCCACCCGCAGCCGACCCTGGGTGCGCTCGATGTCGACCCGGCTGATGCCCGCCCGCTCCATGCCCTTGGACATCATCTTGCGGATCTTGACGTCCTCACCGACGTACGCCTTGTACTGCTTGTCGGCGTACCAACGGGAGGTGAACTCCGACGTGATGCCAAGTCGGAACCCGTGCGGGTTTACCTTCTGCCCCACTACCGGGCCCTCCTTGTAGTCCTGGCGCCGGCGCCAGTGGACACCGGTTCCCGGCTCTCCACCACGACCGTGATGTGGCTGGTGCGCTTGCGGATCCGGTAGGCCCGGCCCTGCGCGCGCGGCCGGATGCGCTTGAGCGTCGGCCCCTCGTCCACGTAGGCGGCGCCGATCCAGAGCGTCGCCGGGTCGAGGTTGTGGTTGTTCTCCGCGTTCGCCACCGCGCTCGCCACGACCTTGTAGA
This region includes:
- the rpsH gene encoding 30S ribosomal protein S8 encodes the protein MTMTDPIADMLTRVRNANRAYHDRVVMPHSKIKTHIAEILQQEGYILGWHVEDPAEGAVGRTLIVDLKYGPNRERSIAGVKRISKPGLRVYAKSTNLPKVLGGLGVAIISTSSGLLTDRQAGKRRVGGEVLAYVW
- the rpmD gene encoding 50S ribosomal protein L30; this encodes MAKLRITQIRSEIGGTRNQRETLRTLGLRKINASTVRDDRPEVLGMIATVTHLVRVEEVDS
- the rpsQ gene encoding 30S ribosomal protein S17; the protein is MSEVSTDSTSTPDTAEAPSERGFRKVREGLVISGKMQKTVVVAVEDRVQHPLYGKTIRRTKRVKAHDENGTVGVGDRVLLMETRPLSATKRWRVVQILEKAK
- the rpmC gene encoding 50S ribosomal protein L29; the protein is MAVTTTDDLRGLSATELVDKLREAKEELFNLRFQAATGQLRNNRRLRDVRRDIARIYTVMRERELGMSGDPAVAVDAAESDRA
- the rpsC gene encoding 30S ribosomal protein S3, with amino-acid sequence MGQKVNPHGFRLGITSEFTSRWYADKQYKAYVGEDVKIRKMMSKGMERAGISRVDIERTQGRLRVDIHTARPGIVIGRRGAEADRIRGDLEKLTGKQVQLNILEVKNPEVDAQLVAQGVAEQLSSRVSFRRAMRKAMQSAMKSGAKGIRVQCSGRLGGAEMSRSEFYREGRVPLHTLRADIDYGFYEARTNFGRIGVKVWIYKGDIVQSRAEREAQEALLRQQRRERPRRGPRSGSSGTTQGGTDAGRAAARAGDRRGRGGSGGGGGSAEKASGAEKATAEKPTTESAAVEGTPVETPAVAPETTAAPAAVTTAEAQGAPEKAEG
- a CDS encoding type Z 30S ribosomal protein S14 gives rise to the protein MAKKALVEKAARKPKYAVRGYTRCQRCGRPRSVYRVFGLCRVCLRQMAHRGELPGVTKSSW
- the rplN gene encoding 50S ribosomal protein L14 — translated: MIQQESRLRVADNTGAREILCIRVLGGSGRRYAGIGDIIVGTVKDALPGAGVKRGDVVKAVVVRTKKERRRPDGSYIRFDENAAVLIRDGGDPRGTRIFGPVGRELRDKRFMKIISLAPEVL
- the rplR gene encoding 50S ribosomal protein L18; the protein is MAVSLSASARRRTAKLRRHVRVRKKVSGTPIRPRLVVTRSSRHIYAQVIDDVAGHTLASASTLEDGLRASDGDKSGKAREVGRLVAERARAAGIDAVVFDRGGRTYHGRIAALADAAREGGLNF
- the rplP gene encoding 50S ribosomal protein L16, with the protein product MLIPRKVAHRKQHHPKRTGAAKGGTRIAFGEYAIQSLESAYVTNRQIESARIAMTRHIRRGGKVWINIYPDRPLTKKPAETRMGSGKGSPEWWVANVKPGRIMFELSGVAEPVAREAMRRAIHKLPMKCRFVTREGGA
- the rplX gene encoding 50S ribosomal protein L24, producing the protein MKIKKGDTVQIVTGKDRGLKGKVIRAIPDQNKVVVEGANRITKHTRVQQSSRGSQSGGIVTQEAPIHVSNVMIVDPSDGRPTRVGYRFNDDGTKVRISRRTGAEL
- the rplV gene encoding 50S ribosomal protein L22 codes for the protein MADDLVDGLTRAGLPGAKATARYVHTSPTKARRVVDLVRGRSASEALDILRFAPQAASTDVYKVVASAVANAENNHNLDPATLWIGAAYVDEGPTLKRIRPRAQGRAYRIRKRTSHITVVVESREPVSTGAGARTTRRAR
- the rplO gene encoding 50S ribosomal protein L15, yielding MAEKTLEKSDSATAEERGRGLKVHHLRPAPGAHKKKQRVGRGEGSKGKTAGRGTKGSKARKQVPARFEGGQMPLHMRVPKLKGFRNRFRTEYQVVNVATLEELFPDGGAIGVDDLVAAGAIRGKSLVKVLGDGEIGVAVQVTAHAFSGSAKQKIEAAGGSVTQA
- the rplF gene encoding 50S ribosomal protein L6 yields the protein MSRIGRQPISVPTGVEISLDGPKVTIKGPKGSLSHTVAEPIEVVREDGQLIVNRPNDERRSRSLHGLTRTLVSNMVVGVTTGYSKTLEIVGVGYRVQARGSDLEFALGYSHPVPVKAPEGIRFEVQTPTRFVVHGIDKQQVGEVAAKIRGLRKPDPYKGKGVRYQGEVVRRKVGKTGK
- the rpsE gene encoding 30S ribosomal protein S5; its protein translation is MPGQQRRGGGSGGSDRRERRDRSGGGPAQEKTAYVERVVAINRVAKVVKGGRRFSFTALVVVGDADGTVGVGYGKAKEVPAAIAKGVEEAKKHFFKVPRIGSTIPHPVQGEEAAGVVLLKPASPGTGVIAGGPVRAVLECAGVHDVLSKSLGSSNPINIVHATVAALRGLMRPEEIAARRGLPLEDVAPPAMLRARAAGVGA
- the rplE gene encoding 50S ribosomal protein L5; protein product: MSVTTEARPVPRLKQRYREEIAPALREEFSYGNVMQIPGVVKVVVNMGVGDAARDAKLIDGATRDLAAITGQKPAVRRAKKSIAQFKLREGQPIGAKVTLRGDRMWEFLDRLVTIALPRIRDFRGLSPKQFDGAGNYTFGVTEQSIFHEIDIDRIDRVRGMDITVVTTATNDDEGRALLRALGFPFRES